In a single window of the Acidobacteriota bacterium genome:
- a CDS encoding aminopeptidase P N-terminal domain-containing protein, which translates to MRKQLKRFIDQLDENSVAIIPAAHEKTRSYDSEYKFRQDSDFWYLTGFPEPDAIAVITPGAKDDYVLYVRPRDPLMETWYGRREGVAGAVKNYGAKKAFPVEKFAANIGKHLDGKDVLYYRFSSDKDLDEQMLDYFSEQRVRRLKTAYPPHTIKDPTLITGEMRLHKTAEEVELMQISSNIAAEAHVLAMKKVKPGMTEGQVEALMEAYMKDKGASGVAYNSIVGGGANATILHYVENNMPLKDGDLLLIDAGAEFRGYASDITRTFPVNGKFTPAQREVYDVVLDVQKKCIDFTVVGNTHLQRQQFSIELLTEGMVKLGLLKGKTADLIKKKAYLKYYMHGVGHWLGLDVHDAGRYFVDQQAKQSKPYAPGMVLTVEPGIYVPPDDKTAPAKYRGIGIRIEDDVLVTESGNINLTSKVTKEVDEIEALMAKRR; encoded by the coding sequence ATGCGAAAACAATTGAAACGCTTCATCGACCAGCTTGACGAAAATTCTGTCGCTATAATTCCCGCAGCCCACGAGAAAACGCGTAGCTACGACTCGGAATATAAGTTCCGCCAGGATTCCGATTTTTGGTATCTGACCGGCTTTCCCGAACCCGATGCGATCGCCGTCATTACGCCCGGCGCAAAGGACGACTATGTCCTTTACGTGCGGCCGCGCGACCCGTTGATGGAAACTTGGTATGGGCGTCGCGAAGGCGTTGCCGGTGCGGTTAAGAACTATGGTGCGAAAAAGGCGTTCCCAGTTGAAAAGTTCGCCGCAAACATAGGCAAGCATCTCGACGGAAAGGATGTTCTTTACTATCGTTTTTCATCTGACAAGGATCTCGACGAGCAGATGCTCGATTATTTCAGCGAACAGCGTGTGCGCCGCCTGAAAACCGCATATCCGCCGCACACCATCAAAGATCCGACGCTGATCACCGGCGAAATGCGCCTGCACAAGACGGCCGAAGAGGTCGAACTGATGCAGATCTCTTCGAACATTGCCGCAGAGGCTCACGTCCTAGCGATGAAGAAGGTCAAACCCGGCATGACCGAAGGCCAAGTCGAGGCTCTGATGGAAGCCTATATGAAGGACAAGGGTGCAAGCGGCGTTGCATACAATTCCATTGTAGGCGGCGGAGCGAACGCGACCATTCTGCACTATGTCGAGAACAACATGCCGCTTAAGGACGGCGACCTGCTGTTGATCGACGCCGGCGCAGAGTTCCGAGGTTATGCCAGCGACATCACACGCACTTTTCCCGTCAATGGCAAATTCACGCCCGCACAGCGTGAGGTTTACGACGTCGTCTTAGACGTTCAGAAAAAGTGCATTGATTTCACTGTGGTCGGCAATACGCACCTGCAGCGACAGCAATTCTCGATCGAACTGCTGACAGAAGGAATGGTCAAGCTTGGACTGCTCAAGGGTAAGACCGCGGATCTGATCAAGAAAAAGGCTTACCTGAAATATTACATGCACGGCGTCGGCCATTGGCTCGGCCTTGACGTACACGATGCCGGACGCTATTTCGTCGATCAGCAAGCGAAGCAGTCAAAACCTTATGCTCCGGGAATGGTGCTGACCGTAGAGCCCGGTATTTACGTTCCGCCCGATGACAAGACGGCTCCCGCAAAATACCGCGGCATCGGCATCCGCATTGAGGACGACGTCCTCGTAACCGAAAGCGGCAACATCAATCTCACTTCAAAGGTCACCAAAGAGGTCGACGAGATCGAGGCTCTGATGGCCAAGCGGCGTTAA
- a CDS encoding DoxX family membrane protein, which translates to MNLDEILKNLPALFAALFTAILFLQSGLDKVFDWKGNIEWLTGHFSKTFLGPFTTIMVLKITVLELLTGLTAAAGLVYFFIAGSTIVILYAAILGAATITGLFFGQRIAKDYAGAAVLAPYFLLMLTMMFFARPAS; encoded by the coding sequence ATGAATCTCGACGAAATTCTTAAAAATCTTCCCGCGCTTTTCGCGGCTTTGTTCACCGCGATACTTTTCCTGCAGTCGGGACTCGATAAGGTGTTCGACTGGAAAGGCAATATCGAATGGCTGACCGGGCATTTTTCCAAGACTTTTCTTGGGCCGTTCACAACCATCATGGTCTTAAAGATCACGGTGCTCGAACTCCTGACGGGTCTTACCGCTGCCGCTGGGTTAGTCTATTTCTTCATCGCCGGTTCGACGATCGTTATCCTCTATGCCGCCATTTTGGGTGCGGCGACAATAACCGGCCTTTTCTTTGGCCAGCGGATCGCGAAAGACTATGCCGGCGCCGCCGTTCTCGCGCCGTATTTCCTGCTGATGCTCACGATGATGTTTTTCGCCCGTCCTGCTAGCTAA